From a single Cygnus atratus isolate AKBS03 ecotype Queensland, Australia chromosome 10, CAtr_DNAZoo_HiC_assembly, whole genome shotgun sequence genomic region:
- the SEC13 gene encoding protein SEC13 homolog isoform X1 — MVSVINTVDTSHEDMIHDAQMDYYGTRLATCSSDRSVKIFDVRNGGQILIADLRGHEGPVWQVAWAHPMYGNILASCSYDRKVIIWKEENGTWEKTYEYTGHDSSVNSVCWAPHDYGLILACGSSDGAISLLSYTGDGQWEVKKISNAHTIGCNAVSWAPAVVPGSLIEQPSGQKPNYIKRFASGGCDNLVKIWKEEDGQWKEEQKLEAHSDWVRDVAWAPSIGLPTSTIASCSQDGRVFIWTCDDASGNSWSPKLLHKFNDVVWHVSWSITANILAVSGGDNKVTLWKESVDGLWACISDVNKGQGGVSAVTEGQQNEQ, encoded by the exons ATG GTCTCCGTCATCAACACCGTGGACACCTCTCACGAGGACATGATC CACGATGCTCAGATGGATTACTATGGCACTCGGTTGGCGACCTGCTCTTCAGACAGATCCGTAAAAATCTTTGATGTTCGGAATGGAGGGCAAATCCTCATTGCGGACCTAAGAGG GCATGAAGGTCCAGTGTGGCAAGTTGCCTGGGCTCATCCTATGTATGGAAATATCTTGGCTTCCTGTTCCTATGACAGGAAGGTTATTatctggaaggaagaaaatggcaCTTGGGAAAAGACATACGAGTACACGGGGCACGACTCGTCAG TGAACTCCGTCTGCTGGGCGCCACACGACTATGGATTGATACTGGCCTGCGGGAGCTCTGACGGAGCCATTTCGTTGTTGAGCTACACAGGTGACGGGCAATGGGAAGTCAAAAAGATCAGCAACGCACATACT ATTGGATGTAATGCAGTTAGCTGGGCTCCTGCTGTTGTACCAGGCAGCCTTATAGAACAACCATCTGGTCAAAAACCAAACTACATCAAAAGATTTGCATCTGGTGGCTGTGACAACCTTGTGAAGATCTGGAA agaagaagaTGGTCAGtggaaagaagagcagaagCTGGAGGCTCACAGTGACTGGGTTCGAGACGTAGCCTGGGCTCCATCCATAGGTTTGCCAACAAGTACCATTGCTAGCTGTTCACAG GATGGCAGAGTGTTTATCTGGACGTGTGATGATGCCTCTGGAAATTCATGGTCACCAAAACTGCTGCACAAGTTCAATGATGTTGTCTGGCATGTGAGTTGGTCCATTACTGCAAATATTCTTGCAGTGTCTGGAGGAGACAATAAA GTCACGCTATGGAAAGAATCAGTAGATGGACTGTGGGCATGCATCAGCGATGTCAACAAGGGCCAAGGAGGAGTGTCTGCCGTTACAGAGGGGCAGCAGAATGAGCAGTGA
- the IRAK2 gene encoding interleukin-1 receptor-associated kinase-like 2, whose product MAEGAARGRREMAPRRAARAPPSPYVHSMPAWVLEDFCHKMDCLGDHDWMRFASYVITDQTELRKIKCMEKTGISITRELMWWWGVRLATVQQLLDLLQGLQLYRAAQVILDWISPSSITNSEKEELVEPPKQENISLTPTENKNKERENEISLLPSPDSSQLGISPACSAVSEGALYSLPSPPPPPRDLLRSLQSNPPVSSSVKPCSSSSPQQETMTGLPSGSLLWTQREVTNATNGFSDKSRICEGTFADVYKGQRHNMVCVIKRLKEMECTSPNSTQRFFHTEVQICFRCCHVNILQLLGFSVESGLHCLIYPYLPNGSLQNQLQCQDDSSPLTWEMRISISRGLLRAVEYLHNFGILHGNIKSSNILLDENYTPKLGHSGLRLYSADKKSECTMMKTKVLQASLTYLPEDFIRHGQLTEKVDTFACGVVLAEILTGIKALDEGRHPIYLKDMIADEIKTAKETSYPKVKNFEQLAAKEICCKYLDRKAGHLLEEVAIDFASAICLCLRKKNSNIAEVVEIMEMAENKLSEHYICGGSTSGFSMNTPEETDDETTNLSTDAPSAGQNKEDSAQPTILTSASQCTPSIGAVSLDIYCGPMSRIPCESDESTNFMWNPKDKSTDELSNKSCNNSENIATSDSRIKEKKTANGLRERNVACIRSDDNLEIASTAQSTFQQKNADLDSSCSSQALARETSWKIKINDQKKKLMENILLYEEDKLNSSELFES is encoded by the exons CTTCCTACGTGATAACTGATCAGACAGAGCTACGGAAGATCAAGTGCATGGAGAAGACGGGGATCAGCATAACCAGAGAGCTCATGTGGTGGTGGGGAGTGAGGCTGGCGACCGTACAGCAGCTCCTGGACCTCCTGCAAGGACTGCAGCTCTACCGGGCGGCACAGGTCATCCTGGACT GGATATCACCCTCTAGTATTACCAActctgaaaaagaagagctggTAGAGCCACCTAAACAGGAGAACATATCTTTAACTcctacagagaacaaaaataaagagagagaaaatgagataaGCTTGTTGCCATCACCAGACTCTTCACAGCTGGGAATATCTCCAGCATGTA GTGCTGTTTCTGAAGGAGCCTTGTATTCACTTCCttctccaccacctcccccaAGAGACCTTTTGAGATCCTTACAGTCAAATCCTCCTGTCTCATCGAGTGTGAAG ccctgcagctcttcaagtCCTCAGCAGGAGACGATGACTGGTCTCCCCAGCGGGAGTCTTTTGTGGACCCAGAGGGAAGTTACTAATGCCACAAACGGTTTCAGTGACAAGAGTAGAATTTGTGAAGGTACTTTTGCAGATGTCTACAAAGGTCAGAGGCACAACATGGTATGTGTCATCAAAAGATTGAAAGAG atggaATGCACAAGCCCAAATTCCACCCAAAGATTTTTTCATACAGAAGTACAGATTTGCTTTCG GTGTTGTCATGTCaacattttgcagctgctgggtTTCTCAGTAGAATCCGGTTTGCACTGTCTGATATATCCATACCTGCCTAATGGATCACTACAAAACCAACTTCAGTGTCAA GATGATTCTTCTCCCCTGACCTGGGAGATGCGAATTAGCATTTCCAGAGGACTCCTCCGAGCTGTAGAGTATTTACACAATTTTGGAATTCTTCACGGCAATATCAAAAG CTCAAATATCTTGTTGGATGAAAACTATACACCAAAGCTTGGACATTCAGGTCTGCGATTGTATTCTGCTGATAAAAAATCAGAGTGTACTATGATGAAAACCAAAGTCCTACAAGCTTCTCTTACTTATCTGCCAGAAGATTTTATCAGGCATGGGCAGTTAACAGAAAAAGTTGACACATTTGCCTGCGGTGTG gTCTTAGCAGAAATACTGACAGGGATTAAGGCACTGGATGAAGGAAGACATCCTATTTATCTG AAAGATATGATTgcagatgaaattaaaacagcaaaagaaacctCATACCCAAAAGTCAAGAATTTTGAACAGCTAGCTGCCAAGGAAATATGCTGTAAATATCTAGACAGGAAAGCAGGACACTTGCTGGAAGAGGTTGCTATTGATTTTGCCTCAGCCATCTGCCTTTGTCTGAGAAAGAAGAATTCCAACATAGCAGAG GTGGTTGAAATTATGGAAATGGCCGAAAATAAATTAAGTGAGCATTACATCTGTGGAGGCAGCACTTCTGGATTTTCCATGAACACTCCAGAAGAAACTGATGATGAGACTACTAATCTCAGCACGGATGCGCCTTCTGCAGGGCAGAATAAAGAGGACAGTGCACAGCCAACGATCCTGACAAGTGCCAGTCAGTGCACGCCTTCAATAGGAGCTGTGTCACTTGACATTTACTGTGGACCGATGTCAAGGATCCCTTGTGAATCAGATGAATCAACGAATTTTATGTGGAATCCTAAAGACAAATCTACAGATGAGCTGTCTAACAAGAGCTGTAACAATTCAGAAAATATCGCAACCTCTGATTCCaggataaaggagaaaaaaactgcaaatggACTCCGGGAAAGAAACGTGGCATGCATCAGAAGTGATGACAACTTAGAAATAGCTTCTACTGCACAGAGCACCtttcaacaaaaaaatgcagaccTTGACTCTTCATGTTCTTCACAAG cattAGCCAGAGAGACATCttggaaaataaagataaatgaccaaaaaaagaagctaatggaaaatattttactgtatgaAGAAGACAAATTAAACAGTTCTGAACTTTTTGAATCTTAA
- the SEC13 gene encoding protein SEC13 homolog isoform X2 has translation MDYYGTRLATCSSDRSVKIFDVRNGGQILIADLRGHEGPVWQVAWAHPMYGNILASCSYDRKVIIWKEENGTWEKTYEYTGHDSSVNSVCWAPHDYGLILACGSSDGAISLLSYTGDGQWEVKKISNAHTIGCNAVSWAPAVVPGSLIEQPSGQKPNYIKRFASGGCDNLVKIWKEEDGQWKEEQKLEAHSDWVRDVAWAPSIGLPTSTIASCSQDGRVFIWTCDDASGNSWSPKLLHKFNDVVWHVSWSITANILAVSGGDNKVTLWKESVDGLWACISDVNKGQGGVSAVTEGQQNEQ, from the exons ATGGATTACTATGGCACTCGGTTGGCGACCTGCTCTTCAGACAGATCCGTAAAAATCTTTGATGTTCGGAATGGAGGGCAAATCCTCATTGCGGACCTAAGAGG GCATGAAGGTCCAGTGTGGCAAGTTGCCTGGGCTCATCCTATGTATGGAAATATCTTGGCTTCCTGTTCCTATGACAGGAAGGTTATTatctggaaggaagaaaatggcaCTTGGGAAAAGACATACGAGTACACGGGGCACGACTCGTCAG TGAACTCCGTCTGCTGGGCGCCACACGACTATGGATTGATACTGGCCTGCGGGAGCTCTGACGGAGCCATTTCGTTGTTGAGCTACACAGGTGACGGGCAATGGGAAGTCAAAAAGATCAGCAACGCACATACT ATTGGATGTAATGCAGTTAGCTGGGCTCCTGCTGTTGTACCAGGCAGCCTTATAGAACAACCATCTGGTCAAAAACCAAACTACATCAAAAGATTTGCATCTGGTGGCTGTGACAACCTTGTGAAGATCTGGAA agaagaagaTGGTCAGtggaaagaagagcagaagCTGGAGGCTCACAGTGACTGGGTTCGAGACGTAGCCTGGGCTCCATCCATAGGTTTGCCAACAAGTACCATTGCTAGCTGTTCACAG GATGGCAGAGTGTTTATCTGGACGTGTGATGATGCCTCTGGAAATTCATGGTCACCAAAACTGCTGCACAAGTTCAATGATGTTGTCTGGCATGTGAGTTGGTCCATTACTGCAAATATTCTTGCAGTGTCTGGAGGAGACAATAAA GTCACGCTATGGAAAGAATCAGTAGATGGACTGTGGGCATGCATCAGCGATGTCAACAAGGGCCAAGGAGGAGTGTCTGCCGTTACAGAGGGGCAGCAGAATGAGCAGTGA
- the GHRL gene encoding appetite-regulating hormone produces the protein MKKIMFLRGTLLGILLFSILWTETALAGSSFLSPEFKKIQQQNDPTKTTAKIHRRGTEGFWDTDKTGAGDDNNSIELKFNVPFEIGVKVTEEEYQEYGQTLEKMLQDILEENAKETPVKN, from the exons atgaagaaaatcatgtttctCAGAGGTACTCTGCTGGGAATTCTCCTTTTCAGCATCCTCTGGACAGAAACTGCTTTGGCTGGCTCTAGTTTTTTAAGccctgaatttaaaaaaatacag cAACAAAATGATCCAACAAAAACAACGGCAAAAATACATCGTCGAGGCACAGAAGGCTTTTGGGATACCGATAAAACAGGGGCAGGAGATGACAACAACAGTATTGAACTCAAG TTTAATGTTCCCTTTGAAATTGGTGTCAAGGTAACAGAAGAAGAGTATCAAGAATATGGACAAACATTGGAGAAGATGCTACAGGACATTCTTGAAGAAAATGCTAAAG AAACTCCAGTGAAAAACTGA